The sequence ttgttctcaacggctcctagctgccttggggctataaaagggacccctaggcgcatggaggagaacaccaagcattcctacaacattcctaagcaccaagacatcgattccacgcatttggttcattgtgatagcatctagagctcttgttgagttgtgaactcattgagttgtgttgcgagctcttgttgcgacttgtgtgcgtgctgttgctctgattttgagttttgtgtgcgttgctagtttcttccttactccgtatttctttgtgaatcttaagtgtaagggcgagaggctccaagttgtggagattcctcgcaaacgggatattgaaaggcaaagcaaaacaccgtggtattcaagttggtctttggaccgcttgagaggggttgattgcaaccctcgtccattgggacgccacaacgtggagtaggcaagcgttggtcttggccgaaccacgggataaaccactgtgtcatctctgtgtttgatctcttgtggtattgtgttttgttgagactcctctctagccacttggcaattattgtgctaacacttaacaagtttttgtggctatcagtttaagttttcacaggatcacctattcaccccccctctaggtgctctcaaaggtccttgggaaatttggagacttggcaaatttggatgtatatcatgggatacatcatattagatcaagtttattgccaagtgggttagtgaaaatttttgacccaaatttcccacccatgactaaggtaactagttgtattatatttctcgtttttagatatgcgtatctatttaccttttatctagtttacctttcttgcctagtattacatttgttatgtacttttgttcaaaatcatgcatactaggtaaatcatattgtaggattgcttgtttttaaattcatatacttgagcaaacctacatggcttaaaatgtttatttaagcacggcacatagcttctatatctctccatagtaaatgatgcataaattgaaaattttgattcctacaagttgtatcatttaacttatatgtgccaaagttaggattatggataatttacccctcttgatatcaaatcaaagtgcatgtctcctacaagtattcaaaacttgtatgcacacctttagggggaggttactctataatctaacactttgagactaacaccttttcaagtctatttcatgtgatagtctcattgtaaggaaaatgaagtccccggagaaagacaacaatcttccactgcaaaatctccaagaactctcatgtctctcaagctcgccattgatcttcaattggtatcttttgagactacatttagtatcatttacatgtcttctcccaaatttgattagactataattcatatcatatgcttccatgttgctaaaaatgcataagtggttaattcatattctgttacctatgcacaaGGGAAGTtaatcttttcaaatcatgtcttgcacctctaattttcacatgctttttcctaagtagaggatctctgttagGGGGAGTATTTCCTCATCTCTAAAAAGGGGGGAGAAACTTCTTTCTaatgagaacactcatttagggggagtaatccttTCATCTGGTATCACTCATGTGGTTttatttaatatccttctagtggtaTCATTTGATAtaattcttgttgagggcaagcttttatttacttcctacatgcttttaatgtcttccttttcggtggttgatgccaaagggggagaagtttagggaccaaagcaatgaaaactatatcaaacaccaaacaccaccaattttcaattttatatctacaaatggtttttcaagtggttttggttatttggtccaaaaataggaagtaagtgaattatggagttagggggaggcttaagtccataatatcacattgtggggacaatcatgcatcttagcaagtagaatgcatattttcattcaaatacttgtattatgtgtttgctttggttgtgttgtcatcaatcaccaaaaagggggagattgtaaggaaaatggaccccgggccatttggctaattgagttttggtgtttgatgaacaacacaatccgtgaactaataagttttctagtgtttgtgtttgtagttcacaggatgcgaagagaattggaccaaggcaatgtggatgcaacacctcaaaagaagacataaaaagatgcataggagtccaatactcaagaacaaagaagtccgaagaaatcagcgaagaaatccaagataagggctgtcagccagcgcctggtggcgcaccggacattggtgtccggtgtgcaccggacagtctgcgcagagaggccaaagacaggcgctctctggctgtagcaccggactgtccggtgtgcaccggactgtccggtgtgccaacgggcagacggcaacggtcggatccaacggtcgactgctacaggcgccaacggtcggctgacgtggcgtgcaccggacatctactgtgcaatgtccggtggtgcaccggactgtccggtgcacccgacgacagaaagctgctgctttctgtccaacggctagttgggggtgtggaggctataaataccaccccagccggccattctcaagtgtgggagcccaagaaacataccaaggcatattgtagacatttccaagtgctcaaacacccaagtgcttaatagaatcactcggtgattagcgtaggtgctttgtgaagtgcttaggttagttagaccgcattagtgcttgctctaggtgaatcctagttagttgagtgagttttgtaaaaccacacaacccctcggctcttgcgtgagtcgttgtaattgtaccgagtggggcgagagtcttgcgagaccgtgacaaccgcgtttgtgtcacggccgccaccgtgtaccggagggaacgaggcccgtggcgtttcggccggaagctcgatagtggagacggcggggagcgtccgagaggagccggaagcggagcaccacttgcgcgtggagaaggcccgcggctctctacggagttactcgaccgaggtgcttggccctcgcgtggacttccctttgcgtaggggcaccaacgaggattagtcgggaccttgcgtggttccggatacctcggtaaaaataccggcgtcatccacgagagtttgcttctctacctagctctttactttccatatttatattaagcatttaagtttcaatcttgtagtcatacttgtttagtgtagattgaaacttaacctttgcggtagagatagcaacacttagacaaaacctagtttgcacactctagtttgattacttgcaaaggttttgctctagggatttaattgtggcctagtttagtaaaagttttggaagtcctaattcacccctccctcttaggcgtcacccgtttcctacaatgtGCAATATGTTACCTCATGAAAGATTAGTGAAGTGTATGAGCATTAAGTGTCCTTATAATTATCtatttgtatgaatgcaatggaTTGTTGGTTGGTAATATCTGCGGCAACGAATTGTTGGTCGGTAATCTACACCATTAGTGACTCTTAGAGAGTCGGTAATACTATTATTACCAACTGATGAAGTGTCGGTAAAATGTCTCTTTTAGCGACAGAAGATGGGTCGGTAAATCGTGGCAGCTGCAACTCTTAGAGAGTCGGTAATACTATTATTACCAAATGATGAAGCGTCGGTAAAACTTTTCTTTTAGTGACAGAAGATAAGTCGGTAAAACAACGGTCGGTCGGTAAAAGTTTTACCGACACAGCTTGCAACGACGTTCGTGGTCCGTCGGTAAAGGTCTTTACCGACCTATAGTTTGTCGGTAAAACTGATTTTACCGACAGACCATAAGTTGCAAATAATGTTCCGTGGTATAGTGACATGTTTCATTTCTGTTATCTACAGTTGGGCTCCATAGGGATCTCGAGAGGGCAAAGGTATACGTATAAAGGTTAAGATAATGGATTATGGAGATGGTGAACGTGGTTGGATGTCATTTCTTTGGAGTATGATACTAGGGTCCCTTAGACACAATGTTTATAGTTAAGGGGTATGTCTTAAAATCATTGGTTGGACGTGACAAGCAATGCTTTGAAGATTACATTTCTTGATATCTATTTTTAAAGATAAAGTTATTGAACATGTGATGACTCCTTGTGTGGTTCAACATGTGATCATAATTAGTTGCATGAACATGTGATGGGACCTTCTTGTGTGGTTCAACCAAAAAGAATCAAACTCAAGGAAAGCAGCAAAAGAAGTGGAGGCAAAAGTGACACAAGTAGCATGTATTTCCCttatgtttgtctttgtgttcaATGGTAGATCCGAAGAAGAAGCATGTGAGATAAGAGTGAAATGGGGACAAATGCAAGTGCACCGAACAAAAAACATACTACTAGCTAAGCCTTTCATTTATCCTTTTATCTAACATTAGCATCGACCTCTGTATACTAGAAGCATGCATCTAAACTTTATACCTTAAATCATTACCACCAATACACATCAATGTGTCATTATATTGCTTAATGTATGTGCATATAAATTATAATTTGTCGACAATATATTTCTTGTGCTTATCAATTATTTACTGATAAATAATAAACATACACTAAGCATGGTGAATCCAAATTTATGAAAAATGACATATTGAGAATGAATCATGACATTAGAAGGCAAACTATATTAGGGTAGAATGTTATTTTTTACTTGATTGTCATAAAAATCAGCACTTTATTTTGTTTTGAGGATGAGGATTGCATCACTAATTTTCCTTAGTTTTACAAAAAAAAAACTAAAGCAAGAAGGACTAAGAAGAAAATCGTGTGATTATTTACAAAATGCACTAAAGATAAACGGTTTTGGATTTGACAGGTCACTAAAAAAGGAATAAGTTTTAGTTGCGCAACACCATGTATTGTTGTTACCTTATCTGCAGAAGCAACTTTAGAAGTTACCTCACGACTTATTCTTGATTCCCCCACATTTCTTCCCCTTCTACAATGACACAAAAATGAACAAGATATGCAAATCTTAACTCATTGTTTGAAATATCCATGGGAAGCAAAACAAGCAGCACTGCTGAAAAAGGATAATTTTTATGGCAGTCACTGAAAGTGGAGTAACTATACTACTGAAGATCAAAATTTAGGCACAATCTGCAGAAAGGGAGGGAGGAGACATTTTAGTTTGTTTATCGATATGAATAGGGCACAGTTTACCTCCTACTTTATGTTGGTGATATTGTACTAACAATTTCCTCAACCACTCTGGTTGCACTAACAATTACCTCCTTACTTTATGTTGGTGCACTTCAGCAGAAGTCCCCTGTGATAGATCTTAACGCTCTTCATAACTTCTTGGGCATACATGTTCAGCACACAGGTTTGGGTCTCTTCCTCTCTAAGCTATAGTACATTATTGAGATTCTTGAGCATGCTAGAATGATTGACTGCAGAGGCCACCTAGTTACGTCAATTATTGTTGCCTAAGGCTAAGATGCACACTCTCAGCCATTGGTCATTCAGCCATTCTGGTACCGTTTCAGTCGTTGTATTACATTTTCACTCATTCTGTTGTGGTTTCAGTGATTCTGTTACTGTTACAGTTGCAGACGTTCGGTCACAGCGGGACACATGGGGAGTGCCGCGTGTTTGGTGGTTGCAGCGTGCGGGCTAATCGGGGTGCGACGGTTAGGGCACCTGAAGAAGCGCATGGGCTAATTAGAATACATGTGTTTAGTGTGTTTACAACGGTTCCCGATGGAATGTTTCGAAAGTTTTGATtgacattttttattttaaagATTTTCATAAATGGCTTACGAAATGACATAGTGGCTTACGAAATGACATAGTGGCTTACGAAATGACATGTTCTCAAGTATGCCATTGGGTAATACTGATCCCGTGGAGGAACTGTAGAACAGGCCCTGCTCATAGCATGAAAGCATAGATCTGGGCCTAGGCCCAGGAATGCATGGGCTTATCCCTGAGCCCTTCACCATCTCGGTTCTCGAAGCCGTAGTAGAAGATATGACAGGGACAAGTATTCCACACCTGATCCCcggacagaaaaagaaaaaaaaaactgaaAAAGACCCCGCCGATTCTAAGCGGCTGGCTGCCACTCAAGTTGCTCGTCCTTTTCTTGCCACCCAGCAGCGCTCCATCTGCATATTGGCAACGGAGAAAACCTTTACTATCTCGATGATAAGCACATAGAACCTTTGCGTCTCAATGACAAGAACCTAAAGGTTACCTTTCTTTGTTCTTGGGCCACATGCCACTCTGTTCACGCATTTAGCTAGAGCAACGAAGCAGATATCCTACGGGAGGGAATGACAACAAAACATGACCATGAATATTCACGGCACGCCTTGTCCAGCGGCGCTGGTAAATACTTTGTGGCCATGGAGATGCAAGCGGGTAGCAGGACAACAGCAACCATACGACCAGCATGGCACTTTCTTATCATACGAACCTAGCACAGTGTGAGTTTAGTGCAAATAACAAGACTTGATATATGGTGCTCGTCCAATTTGATTAATGTGCACAGTGTGTGTGTATACTATATAGCAGTACATATGAAAATCCAACAAGGAACAGGCACGACGAAACATTTCAGGATCCAGGATTTTCCAACCGCCCTAAGATGGTAGCGACATGCTGAACAGTGACGAACAGCAGAAACGGACACAGAACTAGATATCTGGAAAACCGGCTGGGCGGAAGGTGAGGCCAAAACGATCATGCAAACTGGGAACAGTGAGGTGATCAGCTGCGACACAAGTTATGGATCAGGCAGGAATCTTGCCCACATCCCCTTCCACCACTCATTCGCAGCCACCAACCGTTCGCCTCAGCGTGCGCAGCCGCGGTCACCACATCACAGAACGGCGCTCACTTCTTCCCATAGCTAGGTTCCTATGCCCACAGTCACACAGCTTGTCTCCTTCCTCCTCTCCACCCCGGCCCCTTGATCTCATCTCTTCCATCCTAGCTTGCTCGCCGCTGCCAGTCTCTCCTCCACCTGCAACTCCCATGTCTCAGTCTTCTCCTCTCTTCTCCGTCGCCCGAGCGCACGCCGGAGCAGGAGGGCGAGCCGTGGCAGCCGCTCTCCTGCTCCGTCGTCGCCCCATTGCACAGCTGCCGCACAGCATCCATGGCCTACGGTGTCTCTCTCCAGCCAGAGCGACACCTTCCAAGACGCTCCTCAGCCTCCCCCGCGCCACGCTGTCCTCCTTCGCCGACCCCGACGGCGACGGCGGCTCCAGCGCGAAAGCCAGCGACGGCGGCGCCAAGGCCGGCGCCGGCGGGGAGGAGCAGGTCGGGGAATGCGAGATGTCGGAGATGGCCAGGGCGTTCCACATCTCGCCACGGGTGGCGACGTCCATCTCCGTGACGATCGCGTTCGCCGCCCTCACCGTGCCGCTGGCGATGCGCTCGCTGGTCTGCCACGGGACCTTCAGGATGAACGCGCTGGCGTACTTCACGCTCCTGTCGGGGTTCTACATGGCGTGGAACATCGGGGCGAACGATGTCGCGAACGCCATGGGGACGTCGGTTGGGTCCGGAGCTCTGACGCTCCGGCAGGCGGTGCTGACCGCCGCGGTGCTCGAGTTCTCCGGCGCATTCCTCATGGGGACCCATGTCACCAGCACCATGCAGAAGGGAATCCTGGTTGCGTCTGCGTTCCAAGGGAAGGACTCTCTGCTCTTCGCTGGACTCATATCCTCCCTTGCTGCTGCCGGTACATGGCTGCAGGTATGTTATGTGGTCCATGATTCCATCGCCCTTTTGAGTTCTGCTGAGATTTCACCCAGTTTCTTGGGAACTAGGATGTGCTACCAGTGACATGATCATGCAACCATCTCTATCGGTTGCGCTACGTACAAATGAGGACCTTGATCAACCGCGACGTGCCTTCCAAAACCAATTTTGGAGGCCTTTCTATGCTTTCTGctcttgtttgtttgtttgtgggTTGGCCCTCTCAAGTGTTTGTGGTTGTCCCGTAGCCTGCTGAGGCATATGCCGTCTCGTTGAGCCAAAACCTTCTGTTTCCTTGAATGCAAGGCAGATCTCCTGCCACTTACTTTCGAAAAAACCGATCATGGCACCAGAACTACTGATTAATTAATCTGATATGGAAATTCATAATCTTTACACACATGGAAGCTAGTCAATGTTGCCAAACAAATCATGGCCGCTAACTGCATCTTTAACAAAGACTCTGCAAAGGGAAAGGAACCAGCAACTTAGTAAATATAACCATCTGCCCATATCATGGTTTTAGGCTTCGCGGTGTGAAATAATTTGTTATGCCCATGTTGAGATTGGTTTAATTATATTATTATATGTGATCATTATTGCAAACTGCGCCATAAGAGTATGCATCTACATGTATTAACCTGTGCTGTGTTCTTAGGTTGCTTCGTCATATGGCTGGCCTGTCTCAACTACACATTGTATCGTTGGGGCCATGGTTGGTTTCGGGCTGGTGTATGGAGGGGTGGATGCAGTTTTCTGGAGTTCTTTGGCTAGAGTATCTTCATCCTGGGTCATCTCTCCTTTGATGGGTGCAGCTGTCTCTTTTCTTGTTTACAAGTGCATACGCAGGGTGAGTTCCAGAGTAGCCTCCCTTTATAATCTAAATGACACACTAAAAACAAAAGACAGTTCCATTTCAGTACTTACACAAAAATGATTATATAACCAAAATGCCATAAATACATAGACTGTTTATGAGGAGGTGCAAAGGTTATTTTTGTACTGACCTGTTTTTTTACTCAGTTTGTATACAGCGCACCAAATCCAGGCCAGGCTGCAGCTGCTGCTGCACCAATCGCAGTCTTCACCGGTGTCACTGCAATCTCGTTTGCTGCTTTTCCTCTCAGCAAGGTGTTCTCCATTGCCATCCTGCAAGCAGTGTCCAGTGGGGCAATAGGAGCCATCATTGTCTCCCGAGTGATCCAAAAGCAGCTAGGTGACTTGCTGTCTTCAGAAGCAGAGAAGATCGCGTCTGCTGAGAAGTCAAGTGCCCAGCAGGCTGGATTTCTCTCGGACATTGCTGGCCCTACGGGAGCTCAGCTGCAGATCGTGTACGGTGTGTTTGGTTACATGCAGGTCTTATCGGCATGCTTCATGTCATTTGCTCACGGAGGGAACGACGTCTCCAATGCCATAGGGCCCCTGGCTGCAGCTTTGTCCATCCTTCAAGGTGTGGCAAGCAGCGCTGAGATAGTCATACCCACTGAAGTTCTTGCTTGGGGTGGTTTTGGGATTGTTGCAGGGCTCACAATGTGGGGATACAGGGTGATAGCAACAATTGGCAAGAAGATCACAGAACTAACACCTACCAGGGGCTTTGCCGCAGAGTTTGCAGCAGCTTCAGTAGTCTTGTTCGCATCAAAGCTCGGGTTGCCTATATCTGCCACGCATACACTTGTTGGTGCGGTGATGGGTGTCGGGTTTGCAAGAGGGCTCAATAGAGTCAGGGCAGAGACAGTTCGCGAAATTGTGGCGTCCTGGTTGGTCACAATTCCAGTTGGTGCTGTCCTATCTATCTTCTACACATTGATCTTAACCAAAATTCTGGCGTACTTCATGTGAGTGGATTGTAAAATAAAAGGGCTGCTTTTAAGTGGTACAGCCCATTGTCACTTCATAAATTTTGATCAGTGGAAAAAGGATTTTCTTTTGCAAAAGTAAAGAGATGGACTGATTCCACAAGTTCCACCAGAAATTTACAAGAATTTCCAAGACCAAATAACCATTTTCTTGGAAACT is a genomic window of Zea mays cultivar B73 chromosome 5, Zm-B73-REFERENCE-NAM-5.0, whole genome shotgun sequence containing:
- the LOC100382112 gene encoding Inorganic phosphate transporter 2-1, chloroplastic-like — protein: MSQSSPLFSVARAHAGAGGRAVAAALLLRRRPIAQLPHSIHGLRCLSPARATPSKTLLSLPRATLSSFADPDGDGGSSAKASDGGAKAGAGGEEQVGECEMSEMARAFHISPRVATSISVTIAFAALTVPLAMRSLVCHGTFRMNALAYFTLLSGFYMAWNIGANDVANAMGTSVGSGALTLRQAVLTAAVLEFSGAFLMGTHVTSTMQKGILVASAFQGKDSLLFAGLISSLAAAGTWLQVASSYGWPVSTTHCIVGAMVGFGLVYGGVDAVFWSSLARVSSSWVISPLMGAAVSFLVYKCIRRFVYSAPNPGQAAAAAAPIAVFTGVTAISFAAFPLSKVFSIAILQAVSSGAIGAIIVSRVIQKQLGDLLSSEAEKIASAEKSSAQQAGFLSDIAGPTGAQLQIVYGVFGYMQVLSACFMSFAHGGNDVSNAIGPLAAALSILQGVASSAEIVIPTEVLAWGGFGIVAGLTMWGYRVIATIGKKITELTPTRGFAAEFAAASVVLFASKLGLPISATHTLVGAVMGVGFARGLNRVRAETVREIVASWLVTIPVGAVLSIFYTLILTKILAYFM